The Halorientalis sp. IM1011 genome window below encodes:
- the trmB gene encoding HTH-type sugar sensing transcriptional regulator TrmB, with amino-acid sequence MSEEDLHATLSRVAQRFDFGEYESAAYLTILEHGQLTASEIADRTDIPQPRVYDTVRDLADLGLVELQESRPMRVLAVDPQEAFADFQSSLDDLVDGLSARYTAPARDTEAVSLIKSRSTILRYLEEIIDTAEYELILSLDPELLDRFADDLRAQQAAGVAIELLLSPAADVPDADEFDYLDVATTVRARRGITTPVVAIADGNYSIYATQDALQGDRDRYGVIFNRSELGFLVSGFLNTVLWTTAETVAEGADDRPFPRRYATIRRCISDLRTAEGEFYASIEGRDVLTGDHRKIDGKVDQAAFGAGRQTATLVVETDDGPVEVGGQVAAVEDVEAHEIRIGEGDPPGV; translated from the coding sequence ATGAGCGAGGAGGACCTCCACGCGACGCTCTCGCGGGTCGCCCAGCGGTTCGACTTCGGCGAGTACGAGTCGGCGGCCTACCTGACGATTCTGGAACACGGGCAACTGACGGCCTCGGAGATCGCCGACCGGACGGACATCCCCCAGCCCCGCGTCTACGACACCGTCCGCGACCTGGCCGACCTCGGCCTCGTGGAACTCCAGGAGTCTCGCCCGATGCGCGTGCTCGCGGTCGACCCCCAGGAGGCGTTCGCCGACTTCCAGTCCTCGCTGGACGACCTCGTCGACGGGCTCTCGGCGCGGTACACCGCCCCCGCCCGGGACACGGAAGCCGTCTCGCTGATCAAGTCCCGCTCGACGATTCTGCGCTATCTCGAGGAGATCATCGACACCGCCGAGTACGAACTGATCCTCTCGCTCGATCCCGAACTCTTGGACCGGTTCGCCGACGACCTGCGCGCCCAGCAGGCGGCCGGCGTCGCCATCGAACTCCTGCTGTCGCCGGCCGCCGACGTTCCCGACGCCGACGAGTTCGACTACCTCGACGTGGCCACGACGGTGCGAGCACGTCGCGGCATCACCACCCCCGTCGTCGCCATCGCCGACGGGAACTACTCCATCTACGCCACGCAGGACGCGCTGCAGGGCGACCGGGACCGCTACGGCGTGATCTTCAACCGGTCGGAACTGGGGTTTCTGGTCTCGGGCTTTCTCAACACCGTCCTCTGGACGACCGCCGAGACCGTCGCCGAGGGGGCCGACGACCGGCCGTTCCCGCGCCGGTACGCCACGATCCGGCGGTGCATCTCCGACCTCCGGACCGCCGAGGGGGAGTTCTACGCCTCCATCGAGGGCCGGGACGTGCTGACCGGCGACCACCGGAAGATCGACGGGAAAGTCGATCAGGCCGCCTTCGGTGCCGGCCGCCAGACCGCGACGCTGGTCGTCGAGACCGACGACGGCCCCGTCGAGGTCGGCGGACAGGTCGCCGCCGTCGAGGACGTGGAAGCCCACGAGATCCGGATCGGCGAGGGGGATCCACCCGGGGTCTAA
- the gfcR gene encoding transcriptional regulator GfcR produces the protein MKNIDDLMTSAAELAERGLSKGEIADELNVSRETASWLVERSDGPQTPSAKRENNGGPEDIHVDWSAIGRDSNRLWHAGAAMADLLSKQGEDVDLTIGIEKAGAPLATAVARELDTDLATYAPRKHQWDDDDMADLGGTFSRNFAGIRDRECYVVDDTITSGTTMTETVQAIREEGGEPVACVVLVDKQGVSDIEGVPVYSLVQVIRVGNDD, from the coding sequence ATGAAGAACATCGACGACCTGATGACCAGCGCGGCGGAGCTGGCCGAGCGGGGCCTCTCGAAGGGCGAGATCGCCGACGAGCTGAACGTCTCCCGCGAGACCGCGAGCTGGCTGGTCGAGCGCAGCGACGGGCCACAGACGCCGAGCGCCAAGCGGGAGAACAACGGCGGTCCCGAGGACATCCACGTCGACTGGAGCGCCATCGGCCGCGACTCCAACCGGCTGTGGCACGCCGGCGCGGCGATGGCCGACCTCCTCTCGAAGCAGGGCGAGGACGTCGACCTCACTATCGGGATCGAGAAGGCCGGCGCACCGCTGGCGACGGCCGTCGCGCGGGAACTCGACACCGATCTGGCGACCTACGCCCCCCGGAAACACCAGTGGGACGACGACGACATGGCCGACCTCGGCGGGACCTTCTCCCGGAACTTCGCCGGCATCCGCGACCGGGAGTGCTACGTCGTCGACGACACCATCACCAGCGGCACGACCATGACCGAGACGGTGCAGGCGATCCGCGAGGAGGGCGGCGAACCCGTCGCCTGCGTCGTCCTCGTCGACAAGCAGGGCGTCTCGGATATCGAGGGCGTCCCGGTGTACTCGCTCGTGCAGGTCATCCGCGTCGGGAACGACGATTGA
- a CDS encoding HAD family hydrolase: protein MERYDQLYRLFDEFDTGQLRAYQDFVDLFPPVDSRVALEHWQNASEELAAGKDEIREAFPATGETFADIAATATREQAFTALDLLARYDRAVNALVLDVDETLRSAGRTDNEIPRDTLHLLTEFHEAGVPIVVCTGQTLENVKGFLIQGLGNELVHSGDVSVVYEAGTGVFTPGHGGDTKQLLYEDLDAEIRTVFGGVRSRVLSDAPEALRRGCHLQGNEFNVTMKPNFETGSPRAREVIDDALCYMLDLLGDAVLREVDLDADAADDTADAVDADANSDTAAAWARAYYAAQDPEIRTVLEGEGGTADADPEDVPEAVAAVFDRIDVAYYEADAAEIGSLELNKVAGVEAAFDVLGIDEPFCVVMGDSKSDLRVMEWVAENDIGLAAAPEHASRDVLDHVMGTDELVFDPGDATDVLATIYALNRLARIES, encoded by the coding sequence ATGGAGCGTTACGACCAGCTGTACCGGCTGTTCGACGAGTTCGACACCGGACAGTTGCGGGCCTACCAGGACTTCGTCGACCTGTTCCCGCCGGTGGACTCCCGGGTCGCCCTCGAACACTGGCAAAACGCCAGCGAGGAACTCGCCGCGGGGAAAGACGAGATCCGCGAGGCCTTCCCCGCGACCGGCGAGACCTTCGCCGACATCGCCGCGACCGCTACCCGCGAACAGGCCTTCACCGCGCTGGATCTGCTGGCCAGGTACGACCGCGCGGTCAACGCCCTCGTGCTGGACGTCGACGAGACCCTCCGCTCGGCCGGCCGGACCGACAACGAGATTCCCCGAGATACGTTGCACCTCCTGACGGAGTTCCACGAGGCCGGCGTCCCCATCGTGGTCTGTACCGGCCAGACCCTGGAGAACGTCAAGGGCTTCCTGATCCAGGGGCTGGGCAACGAACTCGTCCACTCCGGGGACGTGAGCGTCGTCTACGAGGCCGGGACGGGCGTGTTCACGCCCGGTCACGGCGGCGACACCAAACAACTGCTGTACGAGGACCTCGACGCGGAGATCCGGACCGTCTTCGGGGGCGTCCGCTCGCGTGTCCTCTCGGACGCCCCCGAGGCCCTCCGGCGTGGCTGTCACCTCCAGGGCAACGAGTTCAACGTCACGATGAAGCCAAACTTCGAGACCGGGAGTCCCCGCGCCCGCGAGGTGATCGACGACGCGCTCTGTTACATGCTCGATCTGCTCGGTGACGCCGTTCTGCGGGAAGTCGATCTCGACGCCGACGCCGCCGACGATACCGCAGACGCCGTCGATGCCGACGCGAACTCCGACACCGCCGCCGCGTGGGCGAGAGCCTACTACGCCGCACAGGATCCCGAGATCCGGACGGTGCTGGAGGGTGAGGGCGGAACGGCCGACGCCGACCCCGAGGACGTGCCCGAGGCGGTCGCCGCCGTGTTCGACCGGATCGACGTGGCATACTACGAGGCCGACGCAGCCGAGATCGGGAGCCTCGAACTCAACAAGGTCGCCGGGGTCGAGGCCGCCTTCGACGTGCTGGGGATCGACGAGCCCTTCTGTGTGGTGATGGGCGATTCGAAGAGCGACCTCCGGGTGATGGAGTGGGTCGCGGAGAACGACATCGGGCTCGCGGCCGCGCCCGAACACGCCTCCCGGGACGTACTGGACCACGTGATGGGGACCGACGAACTCGTCTTCGATCCCGGCGACGCGACCGACGTGCTGGCGACGATCTACGCGCTAAATCGGCTAGCGAGGATAGAGTCCTGA
- a CDS encoding AbrB/MazE/SpoVT family DNA-binding domain-containing protein — translation MTRVTEKGQVTIPKSIREELGIRPGDEITFVETEEGYVVRKDVDESRFEKWRGVADTDHTVDERMDELRETR, via the coding sequence ATGACGCGGGTCACCGAGAAGGGTCAGGTCACGATTCCGAAGTCGATCCGAGAGGAACTCGGCATCAGACCCGGCGATGAGATCACCTTCGTCGAGACCGAGGAAGGCTACGTCGTCAGGAAGGACGTCGACGAGTCACGCTTCGAGAAGTGGCGGGGCGTGGCCGACACGGACCACACTGTGGACGAACGCATGGACGAACTTCGCGAGACGCGATGA
- a CDS encoding type II toxin-antitoxin system VapC family toxin, translating to MTTVVDTSALLALLYPDDAHNQRAKRALVAADEAGKIVINPVVYAELAADDTFEDRDALDYFLDDTGIAVESITRDTAARAGECFQTYLSRRGEKLQCSTCGRETTFECPDCESSITARQHVAADFLIGAHAETAGTLLTFDGGFFRDYFDVEMLQIEE from the coding sequence ATGACGACCGTTGTAGACACGAGCGCTCTGCTTGCACTACTCTATCCCGACGATGCGCACAACCAGCGGGCGAAAAGGGCTCTCGTGGCGGCCGACGAAGCCGGGAAAATCGTGATCAATCCCGTCGTGTACGCCGAGCTCGCCGCCGACGACACGTTCGAGGACCGAGACGCACTCGATTACTTCCTCGACGATACCGGCATCGCGGTCGAATCCATTACCCGCGACACCGCGGCACGCGCTGGCGAGTGCTTCCAGACGTACCTGTCCCGTAGAGGTGAGAAGCTACAATGTTCGACCTGCGGAAGAGAGACCACTTTCGAGTGTCCGGACTGCGAATCGTCGATCACCGCGCGCCAGCACGTCGCCGCGGACTTTCTGATCGGCGCACACGCCGAAACCGCCGGTACCCTGCTCACTTTCGACGGCGGCTTCTTCCGGGATTACTTCGACGTCGAGATGCTACAGATAGAAGAGTAG
- a CDS encoding MoaD/ThiS family protein yields the protein MCDIEISRSLAARVGAQEAHVGVREGETVHEVIDRLADLYGSQVASGMLDGNRLRSDVIAVRNPDTNHDPVTADTALHPGDSLEFHLTSEHEKVSGSA from the coding sequence ATGTGCGACATCGAAATCAGCCGCTCGCTCGCGGCGCGGGTCGGGGCCCAGGAGGCACACGTCGGCGTCCGGGAGGGGGAGACGGTACACGAGGTAATCGACAGACTCGCGGACCTGTACGGGTCCCAGGTCGCGAGCGGGATGCTCGACGGGAACCGCCTGCGCTCGGACGTGATCGCAGTCCGAAATCCCGACACGAACCACGATCCGGTCACCGCCGACACGGCCCTCCACCCCGGCGACTCCCTGGAGTTCCACCTGACCTCCGAACACGAGAAAGTGAGCGGCTCGGCCTGA
- a CDS encoding dihydrodipicolinate synthase family protein, with translation MADPTAGSADPLPLYGVVPPTVTAFDADESVDLDATAAHARFVVDAGCHGVFPLGTNGEFPLLTGEERRRVVETVVDEIESVPVVPGVGAPSTHETVANAEHAADAGADGVIVVTPYYYPLDDAAAVDHYRRVAEAVDVPVYVYHIPSRTGNALSLSALDRIAEIDGIAGLKDSSKDVPWLGQAVDRHPELSFLVGSDSLLFPGLEIGCSGLVSAVANAFPELVVDLYEAYAAGDEDRARDLQSRVYDVRAAMKRGPYMAGVKTALSLRDLDFDVGPLRRPLRRMDEDDRAALESDLADLDLP, from the coding sequence ATGGCAGATCCGACCGCCGGGAGCGCGGATCCGCTCCCTCTGTACGGTGTCGTTCCGCCGACCGTCACGGCCTTCGACGCCGACGAGTCGGTCGACCTCGACGCGACCGCGGCCCACGCCCGCTTCGTCGTCGACGCTGGCTGTCACGGCGTCTTCCCGCTCGGAACCAACGGCGAGTTCCCGCTGTTGACCGGCGAGGAACGCCGCCGCGTGGTCGAGACCGTCGTCGACGAGATCGAGAGCGTCCCCGTGGTCCCCGGGGTGGGCGCGCCGAGCACGCACGAGACGGTCGCCAACGCCGAGCACGCGGCCGACGCGGGTGCGGACGGCGTCATCGTCGTCACGCCGTACTACTACCCGCTCGACGACGCGGCGGCCGTCGACCACTACCGGCGGGTCGCCGAGGCCGTCGACGTGCCGGTCTACGTCTACCACATCCCCTCCCGCACGGGCAACGCGCTCTCGCTGTCCGCGCTCGATCGAATCGCCGAAATCGACGGCATCGCGGGGCTGAAGGATTCCAGCAAGGACGTGCCCTGGCTCGGACAGGCCGTCGACCGCCACCCCGAGTTGAGTTTTCTTGTGGGGTCGGACTCGCTTCTGTTCCCCGGCCTCGAAATCGGTTGTTCCGGGCTGGTGAGCGCCGTCGCCAACGCCTTCCCCGAACTCGTCGTCGACCTCTACGAGGCGTACGCAGCGGGCGACGAGGACCGCGCCCGCGACCTCCAGAGCCGGGTGTACGACGTACGGGCGGCGATGAAACGCGGGCCGTACATGGCCGGCGTCAAGACCGCACTCTCCCTGCGGGACCTCGATTTCGACGTGGGTCCGCTCCGGCGACCGCTCCGCCGGATGGACGAGGACGACCGGGCGGCCCTGGAGTCGGACCTCGCCGACCTCGACCTCCCGTAA
- a CDS encoding mandelate racemase/muconate lactonizing enzyme family protein, producing MGIDYESLRDPNAEYTMRDLSAETMGVRAKRGGGRDVEITDVQTTMVDGNFPWTLVRVYTDAGVAGTGEAYWGAGVPELIARMKPFLVGENPLDIDRLYEHLIQKMSGEGSVEGVTVTAVAGIEVALHDLAGKILELPAYQLLGGKYRDSMRVYCDCHTEEEADPEACADEAERVVEELGYDALKFDLDVPSGLEKDRANRHLRPGEIRHKTEIVEQVTERVLDRADVAFDCHWTFSGNSAERLADAIEEFDVWWLEDPVPPENLEVQERVTRSTTTPIAVGENRYRVTELRRLVERGAVDIVAPDLPKVGGMRETRKIADVANQHYVPVAMHNVASPVATVAAAHVGTAIPNALAVEFHSYELDWWDDLVEGPVIEDGEIEVPEEPGLGITLDMDAVAEHMVDGEELFDPA from the coding sequence ATGGGAATCGACTACGAGAGCCTCCGGGATCCCAACGCCGAGTACACCATGCGGGACCTCTCGGCCGAGACGATGGGCGTCCGGGCGAAACGCGGCGGCGGCCGCGACGTGGAGATCACCGACGTCCAGACGACGATGGTCGACGGCAACTTCCCGTGGACGCTCGTCCGCGTCTACACCGACGCCGGGGTCGCCGGCACCGGCGAGGCCTACTGGGGCGCGGGCGTCCCCGAGCTGATCGCGCGGATGAAACCCTTCCTCGTCGGGGAGAACCCCCTCGACATCGACCGGCTCTACGAACACCTGATCCAGAAGATGTCCGGCGAGGGCTCGGTCGAGGGCGTCACCGTCACCGCCGTCGCGGGAATCGAGGTCGCGCTACACGACCTCGCGGGGAAGATCCTCGAACTCCCGGCCTACCAGTTGCTCGGCGGCAAATACCGGGATTCGATGCGAGTCTACTGCGACTGCCACACCGAGGAAGAGGCCGACCCGGAGGCCTGCGCCGACGAGGCCGAACGCGTCGTCGAGGAGTTGGGCTACGACGCCCTGAAATTCGATCTGGACGTGCCCAGCGGCCTCGAGAAGGATCGCGCCAACCGTCACCTCCGGCCCGGTGAGATCCGCCACAAGACCGAGATCGTCGAGCAGGTCACCGAGCGCGTCCTCGACCGGGCCGACGTGGCCTTCGACTGCCACTGGACCTTCTCGGGCAACTCCGCCGAACGGCTGGCCGACGCCATCGAGGAGTTCGACGTGTGGTGGCTCGAAGATCCCGTCCCGCCCGAGAATCTCGAGGTACAGGAGCGGGTCACCCGGTCGACGACGACCCCGATCGCGGTCGGGGAGAACCGGTACCGCGTGACCGAACTCCGCCGGCTGGTCGAACGCGGGGCCGTCGACATCGTCGCCCCGGACCTGCCGAAGGTCGGTGGCATGCGCGAGACCCGGAAGATCGCCGACGTGGCCAACCAGCACTACGTCCCAGTCGCGATGCACAACGTCGCCTCGCCCGTCGCCACCGTCGCCGCTGCCCACGTAGGAACCGCGATCCCGAACGCGCTGGCCGTCGAGTTCCACTCCTACGAACTGGACTGGTGGGATGATCTGGTCGAGGGGCCGGTGATCGAGGACGGGGAGATCGAGGTCCCGGAGGAGCCGGGACTCGGGATCACGCTCGATATGGACGCCGTGGCCGAGCACATGGTCGACGGGGAGGAACTCTTTGACCCGGCGTGA
- the gfo6 gene encoding D-xylose 1-dehydrogenase Gfo6 → MDLTTVLDEFTERDWRVSGDDAGPLRVAVVGLGWWTREEAIPAIADSALCETTVAVSRTREKAREVAADAGIEHGLSAEQFHDGAATDAYDAVYVATPNATHLEYVASAAEFGKAVLCEKPMEANVERAERMVAATDEAGITLMVAYRMHTEPAVRRVRDLLREGLLGDPVAVHGHMSQPLLEMIPNPDQWRLDPELAGPGASVTDIGLYPLNTARFLLEGDPVAVRASMDSSGAAFDDVPDERAAFTLEFPEGVFATCTASQAAAQSSHIEVIGTEGRARIDPAFFPSEPRQVTVSRGETTADIEFEQVDQMREEFDYFADRVLTTEQPEGDGEHGLTDMRIIEAIYESGERGERVEL, encoded by the coding sequence ATGGACCTCACCACCGTTCTCGACGAGTTCACAGAGCGGGACTGGCGGGTCTCGGGCGACGACGCGGGGCCGCTCCGCGTGGCCGTGGTGGGACTGGGCTGGTGGACGCGCGAGGAGGCGATCCCCGCCATCGCCGATTCGGCCCTGTGTGAGACGACCGTCGCGGTCAGCCGCACCCGCGAAAAGGCCCGCGAGGTCGCCGCCGACGCAGGGATCGAACACGGACTCTCGGCCGAGCAGTTCCACGACGGGGCAGCGACCGACGCCTACGACGCCGTCTACGTCGCCACGCCCAACGCGACCCACCTCGAATACGTCGCGTCGGCCGCCGAGTTCGGGAAGGCCGTTCTCTGTGAGAAGCCGATGGAAGCGAACGTCGAGCGGGCCGAACGGATGGTCGCGGCCACCGACGAGGCCGGGATCACCCTCATGGTCGCCTACCGCATGCACACCGAGCCCGCCGTGCGACGGGTCCGGGACCTGCTCCGGGAAGGGCTACTCGGCGACCCCGTCGCTGTCCACGGGCACATGTCCCAGCCCCTCCTCGAGATGATCCCGAACCCCGACCAGTGGCGGCTGGACCCCGAACTCGCGGGCCCGGGAGCCTCGGTCACCGATATCGGCCTCTACCCGCTGAACACCGCCCGCTTCCTGCTGGAGGGCGATCCGGTCGCCGTCCGGGCCTCGATGGACTCCTCGGGAGCGGCTTTCGACGACGTGCCGGACGAGCGGGCCGCGTTCACCCTCGAATTCCCCGAGGGTGTGTTCGCAACCTGCACGGCCAGTCAGGCCGCGGCCCAGTCCAGTCACATCGAGGTGATCGGCACCGAGGGTCGCGCCCGGATCGACCCCGCCTTCTTCCCGAGCGAGCCCCGGCAGGTGACCGTCTCCAGAGGCGAGACGACCGCCGATATCGAGTTCGAGCAGGTCGATCAGATGCGCGAGGAGTTCGATTACTTCGCCGACCGCGTCCTCACGACGGAACAGCCGGAGGGGGACGGTGAACACGGGCTGACCGACATGCGAATCATCGAGGCGATCTACGAGTCGGGCGAGCGCGGTGAGCGCGTCGAACTGTAG
- a CDS encoding histidine kinase N-terminal 7TM domain-containing protein — protein sequence MPFGIPVLTGLLVLSGALSTAVAAFLWNERPRSGATPLIFVEISLALWAFGQALVVAGEQVSLTAGAATTLFAMSFIGPALFLFARQYTGHTAGVSRRLVAGLAIVPLAVFAVGVLSVVGAVGLGPVRLGHAGQSTLAAEYGPVFWGVVAYSYALLFLGDYYLFGKFVGSRNVYRKRTFFFLTYSLLLTGCHALSTAGLSPTPHYTLAPLANLVFGSFSLLVFVGYRSYEFLPLRPILELVGSQSKSLAPVARTAMIEEMGGGMLVTDHRNRVVDINPMGRKIVGDPDARVVGRQLEAVLPPEIFVDEDDTRLLDPHVAGEFTGVWVRTPSGAKRCFDVTITELDGEGTTGRVSLIHDVTERERRKQALEERTAELRRQNEQLEDFAGIVSHDLRNPLNVADGAIELARRNEQFDYLDRAENAHDRMETIIEDVLTLARQGQTVDETESVSLHSVAAEAWANVDTRDATLERRDDVTFEADRTRLLRLFENLFRNAVEHGSTSPPSQAQEDAVEHGGDSVTVTVGTVGEESTTDEPLRSGPRGFYVADDGSGIPEDEREVVLEQGYSTSEEGTGLGLSIVNTAADAHGWEIAVTESEDGGAKFEITGLAGTEPSLESEPEP from the coding sequence ATGCCATTCGGCATCCCTGTACTCACAGGGTTGCTCGTCCTCTCTGGCGCGCTCTCGACGGCGGTCGCGGCGTTCCTCTGGAACGAGCGCCCGAGGTCGGGAGCGACGCCGCTGATCTTCGTCGAGATCAGTCTGGCGCTGTGGGCGTTCGGACAAGCGCTGGTCGTCGCCGGCGAGCAGGTATCCCTGACCGCCGGTGCCGCGACGACGCTGTTCGCGATGTCGTTCATCGGCCCGGCGCTGTTTCTGTTCGCACGCCAGTACACGGGCCACACGGCCGGCGTCTCGAGGCGACTCGTCGCGGGACTGGCGATCGTCCCGCTCGCCGTCTTCGCCGTCGGCGTCCTGAGCGTCGTCGGGGCTGTCGGACTCGGCCCCGTCCGTCTCGGCCACGCCGGCCAGTCGACGCTGGCGGCCGAATACGGCCCGGTCTTCTGGGGTGTCGTCGCGTACTCGTACGCGCTGCTCTTTCTCGGCGACTACTACCTGTTCGGGAAGTTCGTCGGCTCCCGGAACGTCTACCGGAAGCGGACCTTCTTCTTTCTGACCTACAGCCTCCTGCTGACGGGGTGTCACGCGCTGAGTACCGCAGGTCTGAGCCCGACGCCGCACTACACGCTCGCCCCGCTGGCGAATCTGGTCTTCGGCTCGTTCTCGCTGCTGGTGTTCGTCGGCTACCGATCCTACGAGTTCCTCCCGCTCCGGCCGATCCTCGAACTGGTCGGGTCACAGTCAAAGAGCCTCGCGCCGGTCGCCCGGACCGCCATGATCGAGGAGATGGGCGGCGGGATGCTCGTGACCGACCACCGCAACCGCGTCGTCGACATCAACCCGATGGGCCGGAAGATCGTGGGCGACCCCGACGCACGCGTCGTCGGTCGCCAGCTCGAGGCGGTCCTCCCGCCCGAGATATTCGTCGACGAGGACGATACGCGCCTCCTCGATCCCCACGTGGCGGGCGAGTTCACTGGCGTCTGGGTCCGGACGCCGTCGGGTGCGAAGCGCTGTTTCGACGTGACGATCACCGAACTCGACGGCGAGGGGACGACCGGCCGCGTCTCGTTGATCCACGACGTGACCGAGCGCGAGCGCCGAAAACAGGCCCTCGAAGAACGGACCGCCGAACTCAGACGACAGAACGAACAGCTGGAGGACTTCGCGGGCATCGTCTCCCACGACCTCCGGAACCCGCTGAACGTCGCCGACGGAGCCATCGAGTTGGCCCGCCGGAACGAACAGTTCGACTACCTCGACCGCGCGGAGAACGCCCACGACCGCATGGAGACGATCATCGAGGACGTGCTGACGCTGGCCCGCCAGGGCCAGACCGTCGACGAGACCGAGTCGGTCTCCCTCCACTCCGTCGCCGCCGAGGCCTGGGCGAACGTCGACACCCGCGACGCCACCCTGGAGCGTCGTGACGACGTGACCTTCGAGGCCGACCGTACCCGACTGCTCCGACTGTTCGAGAACCTCTTCCGGAACGCTGTCGAACACGGTTCGACGAGCCCTCCTTCGCAGGCTCAGGAGGACGCTGTCGAACACGGCGGCGACTCGGTGACGGTGACGGTCGGTACTGTGGGCGAGGAGTCGACGACGGACGAGCCGCTGCGGTCGGGCCCGCGCGGCTTCTACGTCGCCGACGACGGCTCCGGTATCCCCGAGGACGAGCGCGAGGTCGTGCTGGAGCAGGGCTACTCCACCAGCGAGGAGGGGACCGGACTCGGCCTCTCGATCGTCAACACCGCCGCCGACGCTCACGGCTGGGAGATCGCCGTGACCGAGAGCGAGGACGGTGGCGCGAAGTTCGAGATCACGGGGCTGGCCGGCACCGAACCGTCGCTGGAGAGCGAACCGGAGCCCTGA
- a CDS encoding anaerobic glycerol-3-phosphate dehydrogenase subunit C, with translation MSDADSPDDRGVPDGERGDANEDFEPVEVFPEGDLDLRSGADSCYKCSTCDTNCPVAEVDDEFPGPKFQGPEQWRLKRKEDSEIDPSIMDCSNCMRCDDACPADVPLSQMHNEARAEYVDGQMSKFSVEYWRNRVLANYRKGAWLGSKVPRLTNALANNGPLRKLGEKLFGLTAEREFPEFATETFREWWEERGGAATSKKRAREARADRGGADVQSEDKRVAYFHGCYANYNTPEVAKAMVRVFEHFGYEVAVPEQGCSGTPMFANGMLDDARRDAETNVSNFSDLIDEGYDVICSCTSCSMSLRQEYPELFTFEGTADVAAHTYEALEYLRIHEDLRGALDEAEVGGEGEELAYHAPCHARNQGLDRQAVELFRDLDGVGVEDVGDSCSGISGTYGWKAEKYDTSMAIGEEMFAEMADADGETGMTECPTCAMQMEHGTGYEIRHPLELLEDALVAD, from the coding sequence GTGAGCGACGCAGACTCCCCCGACGACCGAGGCGTACCGGACGGCGAGCGAGGCGACGCGAACGAAGACTTCGAGCCCGTCGAGGTCTTCCCCGAGGGCGACCTCGACCTCCGGAGCGGGGCGGACTCCTGTTATAAGTGCTCGACCTGCGATACGAACTGCCCCGTCGCCGAGGTCGACGACGAGTTCCCCGGGCCGAAGTTCCAGGGGCCCGAGCAGTGGCGACTCAAGCGCAAGGAAGACAGCGAGATCGACCCCTCGATCATGGACTGCTCGAACTGCATGCGCTGTGACGACGCCTGTCCGGCCGACGTGCCCCTCAGCCAGATGCACAACGAGGCTCGCGCCGAGTACGTCGACGGACAGATGAGCAAGTTCTCCGTCGAGTACTGGCGCAACCGCGTCCTGGCGAACTATCGCAAGGGCGCGTGGCTCGGGAGCAAGGTCCCGCGGCTGACCAACGCCCTCGCGAACAACGGCCCGCTGCGCAAACTCGGCGAGAAACTGTTCGGACTCACGGCCGAACGGGAGTTCCCCGAGTTCGCCACGGAGACGTTCAGGGAGTGGTGGGAAGAGCGAGGTGGCGCAGCCACCTCGAAGAAGCGAGCGCGGGAGGCGCGAGCCGATCGTGGCGGGGCGGACGTGCAGAGTGAAGACAAACGCGTCGCGTACTTCCACGGCTGTTACGCCAACTACAACACGCCCGAGGTGGCGAAGGCCATGGTCCGGGTGTTCGAGCACTTCGGCTACGAGGTCGCCGTCCCCGAGCAGGGCTGTTCGGGCACGCCGATGTTCGCCAACGGCATGCTCGACGACGCCCGCCGGGACGCCGAGACCAACGTCAGCAATTTCTCGGACCTGATCGACGAGGGCTACGACGTGATCTGCTCCTGTACCTCCTGCTCGATGTCGCTCCGACAGGAGTACCCCGAGCTATTTACCTTCGAGGGCACCGCCGACGTGGCGGCTCACACCTACGAGGCCCTGGAGTACCTGCGCATCCACGAGGACCTGCGAGGGGCGCTCGACGAGGCGGAGGTCGGTGGCGAGGGCGAGGAACTGGCCTACCACGCGCCGTGTCACGCCCGGAATCAGGGGCTGGACCGGCAGGCCGTCGAGCTGTTCCGCGATCTGGACGGCGTGGGGGTCGAGGACGTGGGCGACTCCTGTTCGGGCATCTCGGGCACCTACGGCTGGAAGGCCGAGAAGTACGACACATCCATGGCGATCGGCGAGGAGATGTTCGCGGAGATGGCCGACGCCGACGGCGAGACGGGGATGACGGAGTGTCCGACCTGCGCGATGCAGATGGAACACGGCACGGGCTACGAGATCCGCCATCCGCTGGAACTGCTGGAAGACGCGCTGGTCGCGGACTGA